From a single Vibrio toranzoniae genomic region:
- a CDS encoding DUF3360 family protein has product MSDVVNNANSEVEEKSYKELHRPSSEFESRSDYLDHELQIMKPRRFGLNLPGRDFRFELEDLVPALAGTIGIIAMYSAVMMSWADGLTQAWDHVNLGKEFAIEVARVEMLIPALLFCILASGFFNPKANLAGNHGPMIPLIGTIALAGAHPLALAILIGIFGLILSFLKGGSKLVNLTSEGTAGGLLIFLGLTGTMSQINSIQAWAVGLQSSTVEAGSMGYVGLIVLAITIAIYAFLAKVNKRWLAIPVCAFTGLAIALALGAGFDIVFETEMGIPNLNPIYWWGSTSEGWMLGLPNIEHFIASLPFAILAVAMWSPDFLGHRIFQELNYPKRSEKVLMDVDDTMTMCSVRQMVGTAVGGGNITSSWGTYMIPAAIAKRPIPGGAILLGSLCIIVAILGFPMDVAVWPPVMRVALLVGVSLPLLEAGMQMVKDSKDSQAAGICIFGSAVVNPVLAWALTMLLDNNGLIGDKERAKRLSFVDKIVIPVGVLVICLVAMLAVGMLESQYGLTSWL; this is encoded by the coding sequence ATGTCAGACGTTGTCAATAATGCGAACTCTGAAGTAGAAGAGAAAAGCTATAAAGAGCTACACCGACCTTCTTCTGAATTTGAGAGCCGCTCAGATTACCTAGACCACGAACTTCAAATCATGAAGCCTCGTCGTTTTGGCCTAAACCTTCCAGGCCGTGATTTCCGCTTTGAACTTGAAGACCTTGTTCCTGCACTTGCTGGCACCATTGGTATCATCGCAATGTACTCTGCAGTAATGATGTCTTGGGCTGATGGCCTCACTCAAGCTTGGGATCACGTAAACCTTGGTAAAGAATTTGCGATTGAAGTCGCTCGTGTAGAAATGCTTATCCCTGCACTGCTGTTCTGTATCCTTGCCTCTGGTTTCTTTAATCCAAAAGCCAACCTTGCCGGTAACCACGGCCCAATGATCCCTCTTATTGGTACCATCGCTCTAGCTGGTGCTCACCCTCTTGCATTGGCTATCCTTATCGGTATTTTCGGTCTAATCCTAAGCTTCCTAAAAGGCGGCTCCAAGCTCGTTAACCTGACTTCAGAAGGTACTGCTGGTGGCTTGCTCATTTTCTTAGGTCTAACCGGTACTATGAGCCAAATCAACTCAATTCAAGCATGGGCGGTTGGTCTTCAATCTTCTACTGTTGAAGCGGGTAGCATGGGTTACGTGGGTCTTATCGTTCTTGCTATTACTATTGCTATTTACGCTTTCCTAGCAAAAGTGAACAAGCGTTGGTTAGCTATCCCAGTCTGTGCGTTTACAGGCCTTGCTATTGCATTAGCACTAGGCGCTGGTTTCGATATCGTGTTCGAAACTGAAATGGGTATTCCAAACCTAAACCCAATTTACTGGTGGGGTTCGACTTCTGAAGGTTGGATGCTTGGCTTGCCAAACATTGAACACTTTATCGCTTCTTTACCGTTCGCAATTCTTGCAGTAGCAATGTGGTCACCTGATTTCTTAGGCCACCGTATCTTCCAAGAGTTGAACTACCCTAAACGTTCTGAAAAAGTTCTGATGGACGTAGATGACACAATGACTATGTGTTCAGTTCGTCAAATGGTTGGTACTGCAGTAGGTGGTGGTAACATCACTTCTTCTTGGGGTACTTATATGATCCCAGCTGCAATCGCTAAACGTCCCATTCCTGGTGGCGCAATCTTACTTGGTTCGCTATGTATTATTGTTGCGATTCTTGGTTTCCCGATGGATGTTGCGGTATGGCCACCTGTGATGCGTGTTGCGCTACTCGTCGGTGTATCTCTACCTCTACTGGAAGCGGGTATGCAAATGGTTAAAGATTCGAAAGATTCTCAAGCCGCTGGTATCTGTATCTTTGGTTCTGCAGTTGTTAACCCAGTATTAGCTTGGGCGTTAACTATGCTTCTTGATAACAACGGCCTAATTGGTGATAAAGAGCGTGCGAAGCGTCTATCATTTGTAGACAAAATTGTTATCCCAGTTGGCGTTTTAGTTATCTGTCTAGTAGCAATGCTTGCAGTTGGTATGCTAGAGAGTCAGTATGGCCTAACATCTTGGCTATAA
- a CDS encoding ABC transporter ATP-binding protein — protein MKDVPALDIKDLHKTFGQNEVLKGISLSAHKGDVVSIIGSSGSGKSTFLRCINLLETPTAGEIWVNGELIQMKNNRQGVSVPTNEKQVQRIRSRLAMVFQGFNLWSHLTVLENVIEAPVHVLGVPKAQAIENAELLLKKVGLYERKDYYPGHLSGGQQQRAAIARALAVDPEVMLFDEPTSALDPELVGEVLGVMRDLAEEGRTMLVVTHEMAFARDVSNHVMFLHQGLVEEQGDPAKLFTEPESERLQQFISSIY, from the coding sequence ATGAAAGATGTACCAGCGCTGGACATAAAGGATCTACACAAAACGTTTGGTCAAAATGAAGTTTTAAAGGGAATTTCACTTTCAGCGCATAAAGGCGACGTGGTATCAATTATCGGATCTTCAGGATCGGGTAAAAGTACTTTCCTTAGATGTATCAATCTTTTAGAGACACCTACCGCCGGCGAAATTTGGGTTAATGGCGAATTAATTCAAATGAAAAATAATCGTCAAGGTGTTTCTGTTCCTACCAATGAAAAACAAGTTCAGCGAATCCGTTCTCGTTTGGCAATGGTTTTTCAAGGTTTTAATCTATGGTCTCACCTGACCGTTCTCGAGAATGTTATTGAAGCACCTGTTCACGTATTAGGTGTGCCTAAAGCACAAGCGATTGAAAATGCAGAGTTACTATTGAAGAAAGTAGGGCTGTATGAGCGTAAAGACTACTACCCAGGACACTTATCCGGCGGGCAACAACAGCGCGCTGCGATTGCACGAGCGTTAGCGGTCGACCCCGAAGTGATGTTGTTTGATGAACCAACATCGGCACTCGATCCTGAGTTAGTTGGTGAAGTTCTTGGCGTAATGCGTGATTTGGCTGAAGAAGGAAGAACCATGCTTGTGGTAACACATGAAATGGCTTTTGCTCGTGATGTATCAAACCACGTAATGTTTTTGCATCAAGGGCTAGTGGAAGAACAGGGCGATCCAGCAAAACTGTTTACGGAGCCTGAATCTGAGCGTTTACAACAATTTATCTCGTCGATTTACTAA
- a CDS encoding ABC transporter substrate-binding protein: MKKWLLVAALAATAATGVAQAKEWKTVRFGIEGAYPPFSWTEADGSLKGFDVDMANALCTEMQVQCKIVAQDWDGIIPSLLARKYDAIIAAMSITEERKKKIDFTGKYALIPNKFIAKKGAGLNFDDLSGQKIAVQRATTHDKYLTDNYGDTVEIVRYGSFDEAYLDLANGRVAAVLGDASALEEGVLNKAGGEDYEFVGPSLTDPKWFGEGFGIALRKQDKDLTKQLDAAILSLREKGIYQDIAAKYFNYDVYGQ, encoded by the coding sequence ATGAAAAAGTGGTTATTAGTCGCGGCACTTGCTGCAACTGCTGCAACGGGCGTAGCTCAAGCAAAAGAATGGAAAACAGTACGCTTTGGTATTGAAGGTGCTTACCCTCCATTTAGCTGGACAGAAGCTGACGGTTCACTGAAAGGCTTCGATGTCGATATGGCTAACGCGCTTTGTACTGAAATGCAGGTGCAGTGTAAGATCGTTGCACAAGACTGGGATGGCATCATTCCTTCTCTACTTGCTCGTAAATATGATGCGATCATCGCCGCAATGTCTATCACGGAAGAACGTAAGAAAAAAATCGACTTCACTGGTAAATACGCACTTATCCCAAACAAGTTCATCGCTAAAAAAGGTGCAGGCCTTAACTTTGATGATCTAAGTGGTCAAAAGATTGCCGTTCAACGTGCAACAACTCACGATAAATACCTAACAGACAACTATGGCGACACAGTAGAGATCGTTCGCTACGGTTCATTCGACGAAGCTTACCTTGATCTAGCAAACGGTCGTGTTGCTGCTGTACTCGGTGATGCATCTGCTCTAGAAGAAGGCGTGCTGAACAAAGCGGGTGGTGAAGACTACGAATTCGTTGGTCCATCACTAACTGATCCTAAGTGGTTCGGCGAAGGTTTTGGTATTGCTTTACGTAAGCAAGACAAAGATCTGACTAAGCAATTAGATGCGGCAATCCTTTCACTACGTGAAAAAGGCATCTATCAAGATATCGCGGCTAAATACTTCAACTACGACGTATACGGTCAGTAA
- a CDS encoding ABC transporter permease produces the protein MFDLQGYEASILKGAVLTIEVALLSLILAMALGMLGALAKLAPYRWARAIATLYTTVIRGIPDLVLMMLIFFGGQILLNNSLYSINEWLNEWFTSSDPNHEWTAYLPDYIDVSPFIAGVLTIGFIFGAYMAETFRGAIMAVDSGEMEAAKAYGMSPVLAFRRILLPQMIRHALPGFGNNWLVLLKTTALVSIIGLEDMVRVSALAAGSTKMPFTFYMTVALIFLFFTSVSTGLLKLVERKFSIHAR, from the coding sequence ATGTTTGATTTACAAGGATATGAAGCGTCGATCCTAAAAGGGGCGGTGCTTACAATCGAAGTTGCTTTATTGTCGCTGATTTTAGCTATGGCGCTTGGCATGCTAGGCGCTTTGGCAAAGCTTGCACCCTATCGTTGGGCTCGCGCCATCGCAACCCTCTACACAACCGTCATTCGAGGCATTCCAGATCTCGTATTGATGATGCTGATTTTCTTTGGTGGACAAATCCTTTTAAATAACAGTTTGTACTCCATCAATGAGTGGCTCAATGAGTGGTTCACATCAAGTGATCCTAACCATGAATGGACCGCTTACTTACCCGATTATATTGATGTCAGCCCATTTATTGCTGGTGTTTTAACGATAGGCTTCATCTTTGGCGCTTACATGGCAGAAACATTCCGTGGCGCGATCATGGCGGTGGATAGCGGTGAAATGGAAGCGGCGAAAGCTTACGGCATGAGCCCTGTACTGGCATTCCGTCGTATTCTATTGCCACAAATGATTCGTCACGCCTTACCGGGTTTTGGCAACAACTGGTTGGTATTACTTAAAACCACCGCGTTAGTTTCCATTATCGGCTTAGAAGATATGGTGCGTGTTAGCGCATTAGCCGCGGGTTCAACCAAAATGCCATTTACCTTCTATATGACAGTGGCGCTTATCTTCCTATTCTTCACCAGTGTTTCGACGGGCTTGCTAAAGCTGGTTGAACGTAAATTCAGTATCCACGCGAGGTAG
- a CDS encoding ABC transporter permease — MDFSLIIESLPIYLSGLWTTAWMVCLALIIGLFVAIPLAISRNSPNMLINAPAWSFIYFFRGTPLLVQLYLIYYGMDQFFPVKDTLWENAWFCALVAFILNTSAYTAEIIRGAINGLPKGEVEAAKAYGMSTAKTYRRIILPSALRRALPAYSNEVIFMLHGSAVAGIVTIMDLTGAARLVNSRYYAPFESFLTAGLFYMALTFIIIAIFKFAEKRFLAYLRPLS; from the coding sequence ATGGACTTTTCATTGATAATTGAAAGCCTGCCGATTTACCTTAGTGGTTTATGGACAACGGCTTGGATGGTTTGCTTAGCTTTGATCATTGGCTTATTTGTCGCCATACCATTAGCTATCTCTCGCAACAGCCCAAATATGCTGATTAATGCCCCTGCTTGGTCATTCATCTATTTCTTTCGTGGTACGCCGTTATTGGTGCAGTTGTATCTTATTTACTACGGTATGGACCAGTTCTTCCCAGTAAAAGACACATTGTGGGAAAACGCTTGGTTCTGTGCTCTGGTGGCATTCATTCTTAACACATCAGCATATACAGCAGAGATCATTCGCGGTGCTATTAATGGCTTACCAAAAGGTGAAGTTGAAGCGGCAAAAGCATACGGCATGAGTACAGCGAAGACTTATAGACGTATTATTCTGCCAAGCGCTCTACGCCGCGCACTACCGGCTTACAGTAACGAAGTTATCTTCATGCTTCACGGTTCAGCGGTAGCCGGTATCGTAACGATTATGGATCTTACGGGTGCTGCGCGTTTGGTTAACTCACGTTACTACGCTCCGTTCGAGTCTTTCCTAACAGCGGGTCTTTTCTACATGGCGTTGACGTTTATCATTATTGCGATTTTTAAATTCGCAGAAAAACGTTTCTTAGCTTACCTAAGACCGCTTAGCTAA
- the xthA gene encoding exodeoxyribonuclease III, which produces MKVISFNINGLRARLHQLQAVIDKHQPDVIGLQEIKVHDEAFPIADVEAMGYKVYFHGQKAHYGVAMLCKQEPISVQKGFPTDNEDHQKRMIMATFEDENGEKVTVLNGYFPQGDNIKHETKYPYKRQFYKDLMTYLNDYHNKDEQVIVMGDINISPIDADIGIGEPNAKRWLKTGKCSFQPEEREWLKTLMDWGFVDSFRLLHPEVNDQYSWFDYRSKGFVDNRGLRIDVVLATQKLIDKCTEAGIDYELRGIEKPSDHAPIWSTFK; this is translated from the coding sequence ATGAAAGTAATTAGCTTCAACATCAACGGCCTAAGAGCCCGACTTCATCAACTGCAAGCTGTTATCGACAAACACCAACCGGACGTAATTGGTCTGCAAGAGATAAAAGTGCACGATGAAGCTTTCCCTATTGCTGATGTTGAAGCAATGGGCTACAAGGTTTACTTCCACGGTCAAAAAGCACACTACGGTGTGGCTATGTTGTGTAAGCAAGAGCCTATCTCTGTGCAGAAGGGGTTTCCAACAGACAATGAAGACCATCAAAAGCGCATGATCATGGCGACGTTTGAAGATGAAAATGGTGAAAAGGTTACTGTGCTAAATGGCTACTTCCCTCAAGGTGATAACATCAAGCACGAAACCAAATACCCGTACAAGCGTCAATTCTACAAAGATTTGATGACTTACCTAAACGATTACCACAACAAAGATGAACAAGTGATTGTGATGGGCGACATTAATATCAGCCCTATCGACGCTGATATCGGTATTGGTGAACCTAATGCGAAGCGTTGGCTGAAAACCGGTAAGTGTTCTTTCCAACCAGAAGAACGTGAATGGTTGAAAACATTGATGGATTGGGGTTTTGTGGATAGCTTCCGTTTATTGCACCCTGAAGTAAACGATCAATACTCGTGGTTCGATTACCGCTCGAAAGGTTTCGTAGACAACCGTGGCCTACGTATTGATGTAGTCCTAGCCACACAGAAACTTATAGATAAATGTACTGAAGCAGGCATCGACTACGAGCTGCGTGGTATTGAAAAACCGTCTGATCACGCACCAATTTGGTCGACGTTTAAATAG
- a CDS encoding S9 family peptidase, which yields MNHYSQSQLIAQQTQAPVAKKVPHAMTIHGDTRIDDYYWMRDDERQDPEILHHLEQENQYANTVLKHTEALQEQLFEEIKGRIAKDDNSVPVRKGSYYYSNEVTGDNEYPVHLREKDFLGTDKQVILDVNELAKEHEFFSIGGLTISPDENLLAYGEDTLSRRIYTIKIKDLTTGEYLKDEIEGASSAIAWQNDNQAFYYIKKDPQTLLGYQVYRHVLGTPQTSDELIYEETDSAYYTSLSKSKDGEQVYIWHSSTETSGVSVIDANNPKAKAEAFYPRETGIEYSIAKLGDWYYIYTNYQAVNFRLMKVTAEDMHDRSKWVDVIAADDNTQLVDFEFFDDHLVYEQRADGLSTVKVRQLSTGNEFPLEFNDTAFAAYLTSNYELDNSKVRIYYSSLTTPGTYYDFDLSTGESEIKKQTPVLGDFEADNYQSERIMVTARDGKQVPVSLVYRKDLFKKDGTNPIYQYGYGSYGSTIEPTFSSTRLSLLDRGFVFAIAHIRGSEMLGRPWYEDGKKLTKQNTFNDFIDVTKELVEEGYGAKDKVFAVGGSAGGLLMGAIINQAPELYRGIGAHVPFVDIVTTMLDESIPLTTNEYDEWGNPNDKTYYDYMLGYSPYDNVKVQSYPNMLVTTGLHDSQVQYFEPMKWVAKLREMKTDNNVLVFKTDMEAGHGGASGRFKRLKENALEYAFFLDLLKTQ from the coding sequence ATGAACCACTACTCTCAATCGCAACTCATCGCTCAGCAAACACAAGCTCCTGTTGCTAAGAAAGTCCCTCATGCAATGACGATTCATGGTGATACCCGAATCGATGATTACTACTGGATGCGTGACGACGAACGCCAAGATCCAGAGATCTTGCACCACCTCGAGCAAGAGAATCAGTACGCCAACACTGTGCTCAAACACACTGAAGCATTGCAAGAACAGCTATTTGAGGAGATCAAAGGACGAATCGCCAAAGACGACAATTCGGTACCAGTTCGCAAAGGCAGCTACTACTACTCGAATGAAGTTACAGGTGACAACGAATACCCAGTTCACTTGCGTGAAAAAGACTTTTTAGGCACAGACAAGCAAGTCATCTTAGACGTTAACGAACTAGCAAAAGAACACGAATTCTTCAGTATTGGTGGCCTAACAATCAGCCCAGACGAAAACTTGTTGGCCTATGGCGAAGATACTCTGAGTCGCCGCATTTACACCATCAAGATTAAAGACCTCACCACTGGTGAATACCTAAAAGACGAAATAGAAGGTGCTTCGAGTGCTATCGCGTGGCAAAACGATAACCAAGCCTTTTACTACATTAAGAAAGATCCACAAACGCTGCTAGGTTATCAAGTTTACCGCCACGTATTAGGCACACCTCAAACAAGCGATGAGCTAATCTACGAAGAAACCGACAGCGCTTACTACACCTCTTTAAGTAAAAGCAAAGATGGTGAACAGGTCTACATTTGGCACTCGAGCACAGAAACCAGTGGTGTGTCAGTCATCGATGCCAACAACCCGAAGGCTAAAGCTGAAGCTTTTTACCCACGAGAAACGGGTATTGAGTACAGCATCGCTAAGCTAGGTGATTGGTATTACATCTACACCAACTACCAAGCAGTCAACTTCCGTTTAATGAAAGTCACAGCCGAAGACATGCATGACCGCTCAAAATGGGTCGATGTCATCGCAGCAGACGACAACACTCAACTTGTTGATTTCGAGTTCTTTGATGACCATCTTGTTTACGAGCAACGCGCGGATGGCTTGTCTACAGTAAAAGTTCGCCAACTCTCAACAGGCAACGAGTTCCCACTTGAATTTAACGACACCGCTTTCGCCGCTTACTTAACGAGTAACTATGAATTAGATAACTCAAAAGTTCGTATCTATTACAGCAGCTTAACCACGCCAGGTACTTACTATGATTTTGACCTCAGCACGGGTGAGTCTGAAATCAAAAAGCAAACACCAGTATTAGGTGACTTTGAAGCGGATAACTACCAATCAGAGCGAATTATGGTTACGGCTCGCGATGGTAAGCAAGTCCCTGTCTCTTTGGTGTATCGTAAAGATTTGTTCAAAAAAGACGGCACTAACCCAATCTACCAATACGGCTATGGGTCTTACGGCTCCACCATTGAACCGACCTTCAGCTCAACTCGTCTCAGCCTGCTTGATAGAGGCTTCGTTTTTGCGATCGCTCACATCCGCGGTTCAGAAATGCTAGGACGTCCTTGGTATGAAGACGGTAAAAAGCTGACCAAACAAAACACGTTCAATGACTTTATCGATGTAACCAAAGAGCTTGTTGAAGAAGGTTACGGCGCTAAAGATAAAGTATTTGCGGTGGGCGGTTCTGCTGGCGGTCTACTAATGGGGGCAATCATCAACCAAGCGCCAGAACTGTACCGTGGTATTGGTGCACATGTTCCGTTTGTAGACATTGTGACAACCATGCTTGATGAATCGATCCCTCTAACCACCAACGAGTATGACGAATGGGGCAACCCAAACGATAAAACCTACTACGATTACATGTTGGGTTACTCACCATACGACAATGTAAAAGTGCAAAGCTACCCGAACATGTTGGTGACAACAGGTCTCCATGACTCACAGGTGCAATACTTTGAGCCAATGAAGTGGGTGGCGAAGCTGCGTGAAATGAAAACAGACAACAATGTACTGGTGTTCAAAACCGATATGGAAGCCGGTCACGGCGGCGCTTCTGGTCGATTTAAGCGATTAAAAGAAAATGCTCTTGAATACGCCTTCTTTTTAGACTTACTAAAAACTCAGTAG
- the emrD gene encoding multidrug efflux MFS transporter EmrD has protein sequence MSASFPLAKLTFLIAILTAVGQMTQTMYVPSIGHMAGEFLVSASSLQAVMACYLIPYGLSQFVYGPLSDRLGRKPIIVAGLIIYIIGTLMALFAHEYDWFLAGSFIQGLGIGCGGAMSRTLTRDCFEGAELHRANSLISMCVIFSPLMAPVLGGYLTEVFGWRSSYLFLALFGIAVVITMMTSMMETLPKERRKHESVVNSYKFVLSDKRFQGFLLILVATFAGVAVFEAAAGVLLGGVLGLPATTVSLLFVLPIPGYLVGAGLSSYIAQRRSERRSLNVGLVAILVGSTVVLIPGLFGQTTALTLIGGATIYFLGAGILFPAATTGALSPFPYHAGTGGAILGGMQNLGAGIATLLASFFPAQDQLPLGCLMIVMSFIVMLGLRWVNRKHDHSNEMPLVI, from the coding sequence ATGTCCGCCTCGTTTCCATTAGCGAAACTTACCTTTTTAATCGCAATTCTGACTGCCGTAGGTCAAATGACTCAAACGATGTATGTGCCTTCTATCGGTCATATGGCGGGTGAGTTCTTAGTATCAGCGTCTTCACTTCAAGCGGTGATGGCGTGTTACCTGATCCCTTATGGCCTGTCGCAATTTGTCTACGGCCCGCTTTCTGATCGTCTAGGTCGTAAACCAATCATCGTTGCTGGGTTAATCATCTATATCATTGGTACTTTGATGGCATTATTCGCTCATGAATATGACTGGTTCTTAGCAGGTAGCTTTATCCAAGGGTTGGGAATCGGTTGTGGTGGGGCGATGTCTCGTACATTGACTCGTGACTGTTTTGAAGGCGCAGAGCTGCACCGTGCAAACAGTTTAATCAGCATGTGTGTGATTTTCTCACCATTGATGGCGCCTGTATTGGGTGGTTATCTAACAGAAGTTTTCGGTTGGCGTTCTAGCTATCTATTCCTTGCGCTGTTTGGCATAGCCGTTGTGATCACCATGATGACGAGCATGATGGAAACCCTACCAAAAGAGCGACGCAAACATGAATCGGTGGTCAATAGCTACAAATTCGTTCTGTCCGACAAACGCTTCCAAGGTTTCTTACTGATATTGGTCGCAACATTTGCTGGAGTAGCCGTATTTGAAGCTGCGGCAGGCGTACTGCTTGGCGGCGTACTAGGCTTACCAGCGACCACAGTAAGCTTGTTGTTTGTCTTACCCATTCCGGGTTACTTAGTCGGTGCTGGCTTATCGAGTTACATCGCACAACGTCGCTCTGAGCGCCGCTCACTGAATGTTGGTCTAGTGGCGATCTTAGTAGGCTCAACCGTGGTATTGATTCCGGGCCTGTTTGGTCAAACGACAGCATTAACTCTGATTGGCGGTGCAACTATTTACTTCTTGGGCGCTGGCATCCTATTCCCAGCCGCAACAACAGGGGCGCTTTCGCCATTCCCATACCATGCAGGCACGGGAGGTGCTATTTTAGGTGGCATGCAGAACTTAGGAGCTGGTATCGCAACACTATTGGCATCGTTCTTCCCCGCTCAAGACCAACTGCCACTCGGTTGTTTGATGATTGTAATGTCATTTATCGTGATGCTTGGTTTACGTTGGGTCAATCGTAAACATGATCACTCAAACGAAATGCCGTTGGTAATCTAA
- a CDS encoding methyl-accepting chemotaxis protein: protein MRSLSVQWKITLLAGCCLLITSLSLIGFSIYNATSNQQVIKSQSSESVINKTQQLLASVSQLNAQETQRYIDEAIYRAEMLAASALFLKNNADENFTPSEELRTALDEMVRRSVLNFDSIQGAYLVFKPDLLDSEDANYVNADYVGSNEKGRFAPYWKVADNGENVLPNVISESTLSDDSNSERFYCPLSSGQTCISTPKVVNSGGKTLLTSSISVPILVDDVAIGFLGIDLRLDGLVDVVTQSDQSLFDGAGAIYVVSLDGSVIASDDSSIAVGSTFQSDHTNSDLMTDFIFGGEVTTQWSKNDEWLLAFAPVIAANQTWGVLFEIPRESVVADANQLDSIISTKLSQGIKTEVIAGTLFTLFGLAIIAFASLSIVKPIRQVVERLNDIASGEGDLTQRLEVKSQDEIGQLSKGFNLFLDKLQHTIKEVVLTTEQVASTTGQAKASASSTRESSESQFKEVDLVATAAEEMTQTAGLVVQNAEVAVDAASEANRSAQQGQEVIELSAGEMRKLVERMSSAVPIVEELAKNNGNITEILSVIEGISEQTNLLALNAAIEAARAGEQGRGFAVVADEVRNLASRTHSSVGEIRAVIDKVHAGTQDVVEAIQEGNILANDTALHVQKAVEDLGSIFTSIEAISDMNNQIVRAAEEQQSVSGEVNQSVVNIRDLSAKILEQAAASEQVGSEIDQLSQQQQKLVNQFKV from the coding sequence ATGCGCTCTCTATCGGTACAGTGGAAAATAACCCTCTTAGCAGGTTGTTGCCTACTCATTACTTCACTGTCTCTTATTGGTTTCTCGATCTACAACGCGACGAGCAATCAACAAGTCATCAAATCTCAAAGCTCAGAATCGGTTATCAACAAAACTCAGCAGTTGTTGGCGTCAGTTTCTCAGCTCAATGCTCAAGAAACGCAACGTTATATCGACGAAGCTATTTACCGCGCCGAGATGCTAGCGGCGAGTGCTCTGTTTCTAAAGAATAATGCGGATGAAAACTTTACCCCAAGTGAAGAACTTCGTACTGCATTGGATGAAATGGTGCGTCGTTCAGTTTTAAATTTTGATTCGATTCAAGGGGCGTACTTAGTCTTTAAGCCAGATTTGCTTGATAGTGAAGACGCGAACTATGTGAATGCAGATTATGTCGGCTCTAACGAAAAAGGCCGTTTCGCACCTTATTGGAAGGTGGCTGATAACGGTGAGAATGTTTTGCCGAACGTGATCTCAGAATCAACATTGAGCGATGATAGCAATAGTGAGCGTTTTTATTGTCCTTTGTCATCAGGGCAAACGTGTATTAGTACACCAAAAGTTGTAAACAGCGGTGGTAAAACCTTACTGACTTCCTCAATTTCTGTGCCTATTTTAGTCGATGATGTAGCCATTGGTTTCTTAGGGATAGACCTAAGGCTTGATGGCTTAGTGGATGTAGTCACTCAATCTGATCAAAGTTTGTTTGATGGTGCTGGTGCTATTTATGTCGTTAGTTTGGACGGTTCGGTTATTGCTTCTGATGATTCTAGTATTGCTGTTGGTTCGACTTTCCAGAGTGACCACACGAACAGTGATTTGATGACCGACTTTATCTTTGGTGGCGAAGTGACAACGCAATGGAGCAAAAACGACGAGTGGTTACTCGCATTTGCTCCTGTTATAGCGGCTAACCAAACTTGGGGAGTTCTATTCGAGATCCCAAGAGAGAGTGTCGTCGCTGATGCAAACCAGTTGGATTCCATCATTAGTACTAAGTTAAGTCAAGGTATCAAAACAGAAGTTATCGCAGGCACTCTCTTTACTCTATTTGGCTTGGCCATTATTGCATTTGCTTCACTGTCCATTGTTAAGCCAATTCGACAGGTGGTTGAGAGGTTGAATGATATTGCTTCTGGTGAAGGTGATTTAACGCAGCGTTTAGAAGTGAAATCTCAAGATGAAATAGGTCAGCTATCGAAAGGCTTTAATCTGTTCCTAGATAAGCTTCAGCACACAATCAAAGAAGTGGTTTTAACTACAGAGCAAGTGGCGAGCACAACAGGCCAAGCGAAAGCATCCGCATCAAGCACTCGTGAAAGCAGCGAATCTCAATTCAAAGAAGTGGATTTAGTTGCAACAGCGGCAGAAGAGATGACTCAAACAGCAGGTTTGGTGGTACAAAACGCAGAAGTGGCCGTTGATGCGGCTAGCGAAGCTAACCGTTCTGCTCAACAAGGCCAAGAAGTTATCGAGCTTTCTGCCGGTGAAATGAGAAAGCTGGTGGAGCGTATGTCGAGCGCGGTGCCTATTGTTGAAGAGCTAGCAAAGAATAATGGAAACATCACCGAGATCTTAAGTGTCATTGAAGGGATTTCTGAGCAAACTAACTTATTAGCACTGAATGCGGCGATTGAAGCGGCGAGGGCCGGTGAGCAAGGTCGAGGTTTTGCGGTTGTTGCGGATGAGGTGAGAAACCTAGCAAGTCGCACGCATTCATCGGTTGGTGAAATCAGAGCGGTTATCGATAAGGTTCACGCAGGTACTCAAGATGTTGTTGAGGCGATACAAGAAGGTAATATTCTCGCCAATGATACCGCGTTACATGTTCAAAAAGCGGTTGAAGATCTTGGTTCGATCTTTACCTCGATAGAAGCGATCAGTGACATGAACAATCAGATCGTCAGAGCGGCAGAAGAGCAGCAATCCGTTTCTGGTGAAGTGAATCAAAGCGTGGTTAACATACGTGATTTGAGTGCTAAGATTTTAGAGCAAGCTGCGGCGTCTGAACAAGTCGGAAGTGAAATTGATCAGCTGTCTCAACAGCAACAGAAATTAGTTAATCAGTTTAAGGTCTAG